A window of Natrinema salifodinae contains these coding sequences:
- a CDS encoding NTP transferase domain-containing protein, with protein sequence MRGVILAAGRGRRMGRYTDDVPKAFLEFDGRTLYDRQRALLDPHVDGTSVVLGYRHETVLDRFDPEDPIVLETWDRHENAASLLLALRRIDDDVVILNGDVLVDEREVGRLTDQFDALEGRLNLVGCLPGIQNRETAIRWDDSGRVTDYGLIEGNQHAGFGIVSRDHRAAAIRILRERLHDWYPCVYPRTPTRPMLLPDGRHVEINRPADLERARRWLASEQIRCA encoded by the coding sequence ATGCGCGGCGTGATCCTGGCCGCGGGCCGCGGGCGGCGAATGGGACGCTACACCGACGACGTCCCGAAGGCCTTCCTCGAGTTCGACGGTCGAACGCTGTACGATCGCCAACGCGCCCTGCTCGACCCGCACGTAGACGGGACGAGCGTCGTGCTGGGGTACCGCCACGAGACCGTTCTCGACCGATTCGATCCCGAGGATCCGATCGTCCTCGAGACGTGGGACCGACACGAGAACGCCGCGTCGCTGCTCCTCGCGCTCAGGCGTATCGACGACGACGTGGTGATCCTGAACGGCGACGTGCTCGTCGACGAGCGCGAAGTGGGCCGGCTGACCGACCAGTTCGACGCCCTCGAGGGCCGTCTCAACCTCGTCGGGTGTCTCCCCGGGATTCAGAACAGGGAGACGGCGATCCGCTGGGACGACTCGGGACGCGTCACTGACTACGGACTCATCGAGGGCAACCAGCACGCGGGCTTCGGAATCGTGAGCCGCGATCACCGGGCGGCGGCGATCCGGATCCTGCGCGAGCGACTCCACGACTGGTATCCCTGCGTCTACCCCCGGACGCCAACTCGGCCGATGTTGCTCCCGGACGGCCGACACGTCGAGATCAATCGACCGGCCGATCTCGAGCGGGCCAGGCGGTGGCTCGCCTCTGAGCAGATCCGGTGTGCGTGA
- a CDS encoding glycerophosphodiester phosphodiesterase has translation MEIIGHRGCADQVPENTLLAIREAARRLPAVEIDVRRCGSGELVAFHDETLERVTGADGRVAETPWTDLRDLEVLESGESIPRLETVLRAVPDDVTVQIELKERGIASDTLQLAMTTGADVRVSSFLPEALAEIESTYLNVPNGLLFGDEPEANLSRADDLDCTHVFPHYDLCVETDIVSAARERGYDVIAWKAAQTTDDVRTLREAGVDGVTADRWDVAPPSLRMSAES, from the coding sequence ATGGAGATTATCGGCCATCGTGGCTGCGCAGATCAGGTCCCGGAAAACACACTCCTCGCGATCCGCGAAGCCGCCCGCCGGCTGCCGGCTGTCGAGATCGACGTTCGGCGGTGCGGATCGGGCGAACTAGTTGCGTTTCACGACGAGACCCTCGAGCGCGTCACCGGCGCGGACGGCCGCGTCGCGGAGACGCCGTGGACCGACCTCCGCGACTTGGAGGTGCTCGAGTCCGGCGAGTCGATCCCGCGACTCGAGACGGTCCTTCGAGCCGTTCCGGACGACGTGACCGTCCAGATCGAACTGAAAGAACGGGGGATCGCGTCGGACACGCTGCAGTTGGCGATGACGACCGGCGCCGACGTCCGGGTCTCGTCGTTTCTCCCCGAGGCGCTCGCGGAGATCGAGTCGACCTATCTGAACGTTCCGAACGGGCTGCTCTTCGGCGACGAACCCGAGGCGAACCTCTCGCGGGCCGACGACCTCGACTGTACGCACGTGTTCCCACACTACGACCTCTGCGTCGAAACTGATATCGTGTCCGCCGCCCGCGAGCGCGGGTACGACGTCATCGCCTGGAAGGCCGCGCAGACGACGGACGACGTCCGCACGCTCCGCGAGGCGGGCGTCGACGGCGTCACCGCCGATCGGTGGGACGTCGCACCGCCTTCGCTTCGGATGAGCGCCGAATCTTAG
- a CDS encoding uracil-DNA glycosylase: MPASDSNTDDPPYPTTRNVLEPDCDRCPALADARECISWGTGSLDADIVVVGEAPGNGNPDADRWQGGNWTGRAYTSRHSGRRIRRMLERIGFGDRAYYTNAVKCFPASEEPRASSASGEAASADDSITNREPTPEERANCRTHLLTELETIEPTVVLATGKHATKTVLAAEDRDLDGFIDSVLDPVRCERLDVVLVPILHPSYQDVWIGRLGYEPAEYLAEIGETLEDLCGRAADD, from the coding sequence GTGCCCGCCTCCGATTCGAACACCGACGACCCGCCCTACCCGACCACCCGCAACGTCCTCGAACCCGACTGCGACCGCTGTCCCGCGCTCGCCGACGCCCGCGAGTGCATCTCCTGGGGAACGGGGAGTCTCGACGCCGACATCGTGGTCGTCGGCGAGGCCCCCGGCAACGGCAACCCCGACGCCGACCGCTGGCAGGGAGGCAACTGGACCGGCCGAGCCTACACCTCGCGCCACTCCGGGCGGCGCATCCGCCGGATGCTCGAGCGGATCGGCTTCGGCGACCGAGCCTACTACACGAACGCGGTGAAGTGCTTTCCCGCGAGCGAGGAGCCACGCGCCTCGTCTGCGAGCGGTGAAGCCGCGAGCGCGGACGACTCGATCACGAACCGCGAGCCGACGCCCGAGGAGCGGGCGAACTGCCGTACCCACCTACTGACCGAACTCGAAACGATCGAACCGACGGTCGTCCTCGCGACCGGCAAGCATGCGACGAAGACGGTGCTTGCGGCCGAGGACCGCGACCTGGACGGGTTTATCGACAGCGTGCTCGATCCCGTCCGCTGCGAGCGACTCGACGTCGTCCTCGTTCCGATCCTCCATCCGTCGTATCAGGACGTCTGGATCGGTCGTCTAGGGTACGAACCGGCGGAGTACCTCGCCGAGATCGGCGAGACGCTCGAGGACCTGTGCGGACGCGCGGCCGACGACTGA
- the ileS gene encoding isoleucine--tRNA ligase codes for MSRFGEVDDQYDPHELERRVFDYWDDVDAYEQTVEHRSDGESFFFVDGPPYTSGSAHMGTTWNKSLKDVYLRFHRMQGYDVTDRPGYDMHGLPIETRVEERLGFENKKDIEEYGEENFIEACKEYAEEQLEGLQADFQDFGVWMDWDDPYKTVSPEYMEAAWWGFSNAADRGLVEKGHRSISQCPRCETAIANNEVEYEDVEDPSIYVKFDLAEREGSIVIWTTTPWTVPANTFVAVDEEGDYVGVRAEKDGEEELLYVAEAKHEEVLREGRYDDYEVVEELSGEELLGWSYDHPLAEEVPDHVDAEGAFQVYDADYVDTHGDGTGLVHSAPGHGEVDFERGRELGFPVFCPVGGDGVYTEEAGKYEGQFVKDADDEIIADLDENDALLASGTVTHSYGHCWRCDTGILQIVTDQWFITITDIKDDLLENIEDSEWHPDWARDNRFRDFVEEAPDWNVSRQRYWGIPLPVWTPEDRDDDEDMIVVSTREELAERVDQDIDPEEVDLHKDTVDELTITEEDTTYTRVPDVFDVWLDSSIASWGTLNYPEDDSRFDELWPADFILEAHDQTRGWFWSQLGMGTAALGDIPYEEVLMHGHALMPDGRAMSKSKDILIDPHEAIDRHGRDVMRMFLLSNNPQGDDMRFSWDGMQTMENHLRTLWNVFRFPLPYMRLDEFDPQKVTLEDVDDDLELIDEWVLARLQSTKAEMTDAFEERRQDKALNALIEFVVEDVSRFYVQAVRERMWEEDDSASKRAAYATIYRVLRETVALLAPYAPFISEEIYGTLTGDEEYDTVHMCDWPEVDEYWEDEQLEDDVELLRAIEEAGANARQQAGRKLRWPVPRVVVAAADDRVVEAVERHTDLLADRLNARDVELVSPDDRWGELQYSAEADMSELGPAFGDRAGQVMNALNEARIDEPNLDALEDAVADVLDADEEITDEMVSFVTQTPDGVAGTAFGTDGDDRGVAYVDASLTDDIESEGYAREVIRRVQEMRKDLDLDVEERIALDLEIADDRVAGLVAEREDLISEEVRADELRAVEDGHRKGWDVEDVTMEIAIEPLAAAEASD; via the coding sequence ATGAGCAGGTTCGGCGAGGTCGACGACCAGTACGATCCGCACGAGTTAGAACGGCGGGTCTTCGACTACTGGGACGACGTCGACGCCTACGAACAGACGGTCGAGCACCGATCGGACGGCGAATCCTTCTTCTTCGTCGACGGCCCGCCGTACACCTCGGGGTCGGCGCACATGGGGACCACCTGGAACAAGTCCCTGAAGGACGTATACCTCCGATTCCACCGGATGCAGGGGTACGACGTCACCGACCGCCCGGGCTACGACATGCACGGGCTCCCCATCGAGACCCGCGTCGAGGAGCGCCTGGGATTCGAGAACAAGAAGGACATCGAGGAGTACGGCGAGGAGAACTTCATCGAGGCCTGCAAGGAGTACGCCGAAGAGCAACTCGAGGGCCTCCAGGCGGACTTCCAGGACTTCGGCGTCTGGATGGACTGGGACGACCCCTACAAGACGGTCTCCCCCGAGTACATGGAGGCCGCCTGGTGGGGCTTCTCGAACGCCGCCGACCGCGGCCTGGTCGAGAAGGGGCATCGCTCCATTTCGCAGTGTCCCCGCTGCGAGACCGCCATCGCGAACAACGAGGTCGAGTACGAGGACGTTGAGGACCCCTCGATCTACGTCAAGTTCGACCTCGCCGAGCGCGAGGGCTCGATCGTCATCTGGACGACGACGCCCTGGACCGTTCCGGCGAACACCTTCGTAGCGGTCGACGAGGAGGGCGACTACGTCGGCGTCCGCGCGGAGAAGGACGGCGAGGAAGAACTGCTGTACGTCGCCGAAGCCAAACACGAGGAAGTCCTGCGCGAGGGCCGCTACGACGACTACGAGGTCGTCGAAGAACTCTCCGGCGAGGAATTGCTCGGCTGGTCGTACGATCATCCGCTCGCCGAGGAAGTTCCGGACCACGTCGACGCCGAGGGCGCCTTCCAGGTCTACGACGCCGACTACGTCGACACCCACGGCGATGGCACCGGCCTCGTCCACTCCGCGCCTGGCCACGGTGAGGTCGACTTCGAGCGCGGCCGCGAACTCGGCTTCCCGGTCTTCTGTCCCGTCGGCGGCGACGGCGTCTACACCGAGGAAGCGGGCAAGTACGAGGGGCAGTTCGTCAAGGACGCCGACGACGAGATCATCGCGGACTTAGACGAGAACGACGCCCTGCTCGCCTCGGGGACGGTCACCCACAGCTACGGCCACTGCTGGCGCTGTGACACGGGTATCCTCCAGATCGTCACCGACCAGTGGTTCATCACGATCACGGACATCAAAGACGACCTCCTCGAGAACATCGAGGACAGCGAGTGGCACCCCGACTGGGCGCGGGACAACCGCTTCCGCGACTTCGTCGAGGAGGCTCCCGACTGGAACGTCTCGCGCCAGCGCTACTGGGGCATCCCGCTGCCGGTCTGGACGCCCGAGGACCGCGACGACGACGAAGACATGATCGTCGTCTCGACGCGCGAGGAACTCGCCGAGCGGGTCGATCAGGATATCGACCCCGAGGAAGTCGACCTCCACAAGGACACGGTCGACGAGTTGACGATCACCGAGGAGGACACCACCTATACGCGCGTCCCCGACGTGTTCGACGTCTGGCTCGACTCCTCGATCGCCTCCTGGGGGACGCTGAACTACCCCGAGGACGACAGCCGGTTCGACGAGCTCTGGCCCGCGGACTTCATCCTCGAGGCCCACGACCAGACCCGCGGCTGGTTCTGGTCCCAGCTCGGCATGGGCACCGCCGCGCTCGGCGACATCCCCTACGAGGAGGTGCTGATGCACGGCCACGCGCTCATGCCCGACGGGCGCGCGATGTCCAAGTCCAAGGACATCCTGATCGACCCCCACGAGGCCATCGATCGCCACGGCCGGGACGTCATGCGGATGTTCCTCCTGTCGAACAACCCGCAGGGCGACGACATGCGATTCTCCTGGGACGGCATGCAGACGATGGAGAACCACCTCCGGACCCTGTGGAACGTCTTCCGGTTCCCGCTGCCGTACATGCGCTTAGACGAGTTCGATCCACAGAAGGTCACTCTCGAGGACGTCGACGACGACCTCGAACTCATCGACGAGTGGGTGCTCGCCCGCTTGCAGTCCACGAAGGCCGAGATGACCGACGCCTTCGAGGAGCGCCGCCAGGACAAGGCCCTGAACGCGCTCATCGAGTTCGTCGTCGAGGACGTCTCGCGGTTCTACGTCCAGGCCGTCCGCGAGCGCATGTGGGAGGAAGACGACAGCGCCTCCAAGCGGGCCGCCTACGCGACGATCTACCGCGTCCTCCGGGAGACGGTCGCGCTGCTCGCGCCGTACGCGCCGTTCATCAGCGAGGAGATCTACGGCACCCTCACGGGTGACGAGGAGTACGACACCGTCCACATGTGCGACTGGCCCGAGGTGGACGAGTACTGGGAGGACGAGCAGCTCGAGGACGACGTCGAACTCCTGCGCGCCATCGAGGAGGCCGGCGCGAACGCCCGCCAGCAGGCCGGCCGCAAGCTTCGCTGGCCCGTCCCGCGGGTCGTCGTCGCCGCCGCCGACGACCGCGTCGTCGAAGCCGTCGAGCGCCACACCGACCTGCTCGCCGACCGGCTCAACGCCCGCGACGTCGAACTCGTCTCGCCCGACGACCGCTGGGGCGAACTGCAGTACAGCGCCGAGGCCGACATGAGCGAACTCGGCCCCGCCTTCGGCGACCGCGCCGGCCAGGTGATGAACGCGCTCAACGAGGCCCGCATCGACGAGCCGAACCTCGATGCGCTCGAGGACGCCGTCGCAGACGTCCTCGACGCCGACGAGGAGATTACCGACGAGATGGTCTCGTTCGTCACCCAGACGCCCGACGGCGTCGCCGGCACGGCCTTCGGCACCGACGGCGACGACCGCGGCGTCGCCTACGTCGACGCCTCGCTGACCGACGACATCGAGAGCGAGGGCTACGCCCGCGAGGTCATCCGCCGCGTCCAGGAGATGCGCAAGGACCTCGACTTAGACGTCGAGGAGCGGATCGCGCTCGACCTCGAGATCGCAGACGACCGCGTGGCCGGCCTGGTCGCCGAGCGCGAGGACCTGATCAGCGAGGAGGTCCGCGCCGACGAACTCCGCGCGGTCGAGGACGGCCACCGCAAGGGGTGGGACGTCGAAGACGTGACGATGGAGATCGCGATCGAGCCGCTGGCGGCCGCCGAAGCGTCGGATTAA
- a CDS encoding SDR family NAD(P)-dependent oxidoreductase, with the protein MVEKEDLDGTVAIVTGAAGDIGGGITRELAAAGCDVVIADIGVTESSADDDSKPDNVDSVTELADEIEGETGSETLIVECDVTDADQAEAMIETALDEFGRLDILVNNAGIITHSPIEEMDEGEWDAVMDVNAKGTFLCSRAAIPELKDGGSIINTASIAGEISAAGIGHYASSKHAVMALTKTLALELAEDDVTVNAICPGIVDTPMWRDVLSPASEESYEETIQRSIPLHRDQKPEDMGRLAVFFAENRNITGEAVKVDGGITQDVL; encoded by the coding sequence ATGGTCGAGAAAGAAGACCTCGATGGAACGGTCGCTATCGTCACCGGCGCCGCAGGAGATATCGGCGGTGGCATTACGCGGGAGTTGGCCGCGGCGGGTTGTGACGTCGTCATCGCCGACATCGGCGTCACGGAATCGTCGGCCGACGACGACTCGAAGCCGGACAACGTCGACAGCGTCACAGAACTCGCCGACGAGATCGAGGGGGAGACGGGTTCCGAGACGCTGATCGTCGAGTGTGACGTCACGGACGCGGACCAGGCCGAGGCGATGATCGAAACCGCGCTCGATGAATTCGGTCGACTCGATATTCTCGTAAACAACGCCGGAATCATCACGCACTCGCCGATCGAGGAAATGGACGAGGGCGAGTGGGACGCCGTCATGGACGTCAACGCGAAGGGCACATTCCTCTGTTCGCGCGCCGCCATTCCGGAGCTCAAAGACGGTGGCTCCATCATCAATACCGCGTCCATCGCGGGCGAGATCAGCGCCGCGGGGATCGGGCACTACGCGTCGTCGAAACACGCCGTGATGGCGCTCACGAAGACGCTCGCACTCGAACTCGCCGAGGACGACGTCACCGTCAACGCGATCTGTCCGGGAATCGTCGACACGCCGATGTGGCGCGACGTCCTCTCTCCCGCGAGCGAGGAGTCCTACGAGGAGACGATCCAGCGGTCGATTCCCCTCCACCGCGACCAGAAACCCGAAGACATGGGTCGGCTCGCCGTCTTCTTCGCCGAGAACCGCAACATCACCGGTGAGGCGGTCAAAGTCGACGGCGGCATCACCCAGGACGTCCTCTGA
- a CDS encoding heme NO-binding domain-containing protein, whose amino-acid sequence MHGIVHKSLKEYVVERTDDDTWDTIVERSGLEPQLYLPVTNYDDSEIDAILETLSTMATQDRTAIERDFGRTLAPELLSTFNAHFRREWELPELLDSLEDVSDDVDAATAETSLPALATTRESDRVTVTYDTHRDRRYCGLAHGILEGFVAAFDADGTVTKVACVDDGVDVCRFRVDFD is encoded by the coding sequence ATGCACGGAATCGTCCACAAGAGCCTCAAGGAGTACGTCGTCGAGCGGACCGACGACGACACCTGGGACACGATCGTCGAACGGTCCGGACTCGAGCCGCAGCTATACCTCCCCGTCACCAACTACGACGATTCGGAGATCGACGCTATCCTCGAGACTCTCTCGACGATGGCCACTCAGGACAGGACCGCGATCGAACGCGACTTCGGTCGAACCCTCGCGCCGGAGCTCCTCTCGACGTTCAACGCCCACTTCCGTCGCGAGTGGGAGCTACCCGAACTGCTCGACTCGCTCGAGGACGTCTCCGACGACGTCGACGCCGCAACCGCGGAAACGTCGCTGCCGGCCCTCGCCACGACGCGCGAATCGGATCGGGTGACCGTCACGTACGATACCCACCGCGACCGGCGGTACTGCGGCCTGGCCCACGGCATTCTCGAGGGGTTCGTCGCCGCTTTCGACGCCGACGGGACCGTCACGAAGGTGGCCTGCGTCGACGACGGCGTCGACGTCTGCCGGTTCCGCGTCGACTTCGACTAG
- a CDS encoding ribose-phosphate diphosphokinase codes for MIVSGSASQALAAALARELEEPLAAVDYDRFPDGELLAAAPGVAEADPVPERAVIVASTVSSDAHLEVLQLQDAVREAGVKEVVTVLPYMGYARQDRAFEDGHPVSARAIARAISTGADRVLTVDPHEEAVCEFFEPTATAVEAAGRLAEPLPENLADPVFLSPDAGAIGLAETVREAYGAGETDYFEKTRHSGTEVEILPSDVDVAGRDVVVVDDIIATGSTMSEAVGVLRERDVGRVFVTCVHPLLARDAVTKLSRAGVEAIYGTDTIERGVETVSVAPVLAAHL; via the coding sequence ATGATCGTCAGCGGATCCGCGTCGCAGGCCCTCGCCGCGGCGCTCGCACGCGAACTCGAGGAACCACTCGCCGCCGTCGACTACGACCGCTTCCCCGACGGCGAACTGCTCGCCGCCGCGCCTGGCGTCGCCGAGGCCGACCCCGTTCCCGAGCGGGCAGTCATCGTCGCGTCGACCGTCTCGAGCGACGCCCACCTCGAGGTGCTCCAGCTGCAAGACGCCGTCCGCGAGGCCGGCGTCAAGGAGGTCGTCACCGTCCTGCCGTACATGGGCTACGCTCGGCAGGATCGGGCCTTCGAAGACGGACATCCCGTCTCCGCGCGCGCGATCGCGCGCGCGATTTCGACCGGCGCGGACCGCGTGCTCACCGTCGACCCCCACGAGGAGGCCGTCTGCGAGTTCTTCGAGCCGACCGCGACCGCCGTCGAAGCCGCGGGCCGCCTGGCCGAGCCGCTGCCCGAGAACCTCGCCGACCCCGTGTTCCTCTCGCCCGACGCGGGCGCGATCGGCCTGGCGGAGACCGTCCGGGAGGCCTACGGCGCGGGCGAGACGGACTACTTCGAGAAGACCCGCCACTCGGGCACCGAGGTCGAAATCTTGCCGAGCGACGTGGATGTGGCCGGCCGCGACGTCGTCGTCGTCGACGACATTATCGCGACGGGCTCGACGATGAGCGAGGCCGTCGGCGTACTCCGGGAACGGGACGTCGGCCGGGTCTTCGTCACCTGCGTCCACCCGCTGCTGGCCCGCGACGCCGTTACGAAGCTCTCGCGGGCCGGTGTCGAAGCGATCTACGGCACCGATACCATCGAGCGCGGCGTCGAGACCGTCTCCGTCGCGCCGGTTCTCGCCGCCCATCTGTAA
- a CDS encoding HVO_0234 family beta-propeller protein produces the protein MDSIEEKRVYGDREGAITAYVASAMGVVRVRVAGDTVGEFGFCDRCTARDVAATRDAVAIATDEDVRVCSLADATGTDAEETFDETGFGPAVAVGYDADGDLLAAAPDGRVACRAAGSDEWTTLADETVAPVRAIDGDLIGTDDGVYRVQDGRLDHAGLTDVRDVSAAGAPLAATAEGLYKLGNGWMECLDGAFVTVAADPRSQPGRIERAHAVTDGTVYEYAPDADVDGDSEWRDADGYQASERIVGFGYGDEVYAVAEDGTFLAASDDGWRTQTLGVTDVAGMAVPATMPANENE, from the coding sequence ATGGACTCGATCGAGGAGAAGCGTGTCTACGGCGACCGCGAAGGGGCGATCACCGCCTACGTCGCGAGCGCGATGGGGGTCGTCCGCGTCCGCGTCGCCGGCGACACCGTCGGCGAATTCGGCTTCTGTGACCGCTGTACCGCCCGCGACGTCGCGGCGACCCGCGACGCCGTGGCCATCGCGACCGACGAGGACGTCCGCGTGTGTTCGCTCGCGGACGCGACCGGGACCGACGCTGAGGAGACCTTCGACGAAACCGGCTTCGGCCCGGCGGTCGCCGTCGGCTACGACGCGGACGGCGACCTGCTCGCGGCCGCTCCGGACGGCCGCGTCGCGTGTCGCGCCGCCGGCAGCGACGAGTGGACCACCCTCGCGGACGAGACCGTTGCGCCGGTCCGCGCGATCGACGGCGATCTGATCGGCACCGACGACGGCGTCTACCGCGTTCAGGACGGCCGCCTCGATCACGCCGGTCTGACCGACGTCCGGGACGTCTCGGCTGCCGGCGCCCCGCTGGCCGCCACCGCCGAGGGACTCTACAAACTCGGCAACGGCTGGATGGAGTGCCTCGACGGAGCGTTCGTGACCGTCGCGGCGGACCCGCGCTCGCAGCCCGGCCGCATCGAGCGCGCCCACGCCGTCACGGACGGAACGGTCTACGAGTACGCGCCCGACGCGGACGTCGACGGCGACAGCGAATGGAGGGACGCCGACGGGTACCAGGCGTCCGAGCGGATCGTCGGCTTCGGCTACGGCGACGAGGTCTACGCCGTCGCCGAGGACGGCACGTTCCTGGCGGCGAGCGACGACGGCTGGCGGACGCAAACGCTCGGCGTCACCGACGTGGCGGGGATGGCGGTTCCGGCGACGATGCCAGCGAACGAGAACGAGTGA
- the glmM gene encoding phosphoglucosamine mutase, with protein MQVFGSSGTRGVANEELTPAFVLRVAKAAGTIWGDGRGGDRVAIARDTRHTGRMLADAATSGLASTGTDVDRLGVVPTPGAQAYAEREGVPVMVITASHNPPQYNGVKLVGRDGVELAVADLERIEETLLTESFTVAPWDETGRVREIDGVRRAYIEELLAAVDRETIADADLTIALDPGHGAGSLTSPEFFRELGCRVVTVNSQADGHFPGRDPEPIPDNLSDLGKLVRATDADVGIAHDGDADRAIFFDENGEYVEGDATLAALAAAELESGDTTVSAVNVSQRLVDVVTEVGADLELTPIGSTNIITRIEELEDKGQRVPIAGEGNGGIFFPSYRLSRDGAYTAARFLELVAERPVSEIVAPYGGYVNVRRNVEYESTAERDAMLDAAAHQAQISDAELNTRDGYRLDYGDAWVLARPSGTEPLVRIYAEARDGDRAEELAGDMYDALIEAKAEA; from the coding sequence ATGCAAGTCTTCGGATCGAGCGGGACGCGGGGCGTCGCCAACGAAGAGCTGACGCCCGCGTTCGTCCTGCGCGTCGCGAAAGCGGCGGGGACGATCTGGGGCGACGGTCGCGGTGGGGACCGCGTCGCTATCGCCCGCGACACTCGCCACACCGGCCGGATGCTGGCCGACGCCGCCACCAGTGGTCTGGCGAGTACGGGAACCGACGTCGACCGCCTCGGAGTCGTTCCCACGCCGGGGGCACAGGCGTACGCCGAACGGGAAGGGGTGCCGGTGATGGTCATCACCGCCTCGCACAATCCGCCGCAGTACAACGGCGTCAAACTCGTTGGCCGCGACGGCGTCGAACTCGCCGTCGCGGACCTCGAGCGGATCGAGGAGACGCTGCTCACGGAATCGTTCACCGTCGCGCCCTGGGACGAGACGGGACGAGTCCGCGAGATCGACGGCGTGCGCCGGGCGTACATCGAGGAACTGCTCGCGGCCGTCGACCGCGAAACGATCGCCGACGCCGACCTCACGATCGCGCTCGATCCCGGCCACGGCGCGGGCTCGCTGACCAGCCCCGAGTTCTTCCGGGAGCTTGGCTGTCGGGTCGTCACCGTCAACAGCCAGGCCGACGGCCACTTCCCCGGCCGCGATCCCGAGCCGATCCCGGACAATCTCTCGGATCTGGGCAAGCTCGTCCGCGCGACCGACGCCGACGTCGGGATCGCCCACGACGGGGACGCCGACCGCGCGATCTTCTTCGACGAGAACGGCGAGTACGTCGAGGGCGACGCCACCCTCGCCGCCCTGGCCGCCGCCGAACTCGAATCCGGCGATACCACCGTCTCCGCGGTCAACGTCTCCCAACGGCTCGTCGACGTCGTCACCGAGGTCGGCGCCGACCTCGAACTGACCCCGATCGGCTCGACGAACATCATCACCCGCATCGAGGAACTCGAGGACAAAGGCCAGCGGGTGCCGATCGCGGGCGAGGGCAACGGGGGGATCTTCTTCCCGAGCTACCGGCTCTCCCGGGACGGCGCCTACACCGCCGCGCGGTTCCTCGAACTGGTCGCCGAGCGCCCGGTCAGCGAGATCGTCGCCCCCTACGGCGGCTACGTCAACGTCCGGCGCAACGTCGAGTACGAATCGACCGCCGAACGCGACGCGATGCTCGACGCGGCGGCCCACCAGGCCCAGATATCCGACGCCGAACTCAACACCCGCGACGGCTACCGGCTCGATTACGGCGACGCCTGGGTCCTCGCCCGGCCCTCGGGGACCGAGCCGCTCGTCCGGATCTACGCCGAGGCCCGCGACGGCGACCGCGCCGAGGAACTCGCAGGCGACATGTACGACGCGCTGATCGAGGCGAAGGCCGAGGCCTGA
- a CDS encoding universal stress protein, with the protein MPRHVLVPMDDSETARAALEHALEWVPAERVTVVHAIDDLEADYGGTVSADRDPDFFDDARAIADENDRTVETAVIEGSGPADAILEYVDEADVDAIVMGSEGKAGVSRVLLGSVAEAVTRRATIPVTIVSRGERE; encoded by the coding sequence ATGCCAAGACACGTGCTCGTTCCGATGGACGACTCCGAGACGGCGCGGGCGGCCCTCGAACACGCCCTGGAGTGGGTGCCCGCCGAGCGGGTGACGGTGGTTCATGCGATCGACGACCTCGAAGCCGACTACGGGGGCACTGTCTCGGCGGATCGGGATCCCGACTTCTTCGACGACGCCCGCGCAATCGCCGACGAGAACGATCGGACGGTCGAGACGGCCGTCATCGAAGGGTCCGGACCGGCGGACGCGATCTTGGAGTACGTCGACGAGGCGGACGTCGACGCGATCGTCATGGGGAGCGAAGGAAAAGCGGGCGTCTCGCGGGTGCTGCTCGGCAGCGTCGCCGAAGCGGTCACGCGACGCGCCACGATTCCGGTGACGATCGTTTCGCGAGGGGAACGAGAATAG